A region of Bacillus cabrialesii DNA encodes the following proteins:
- a CDS encoding AraC family transcriptional regulator, which translates to MDSLKRMNTALNYIEENLTNDIDFKEAAKLAFCSEYHFKRMFSFLAGISLSEYIRRRRLTLAAFELKDSSVKVIDMAIKYGYHSPDSFARAFQNLHGIRPSEARNNGHSLKAYPRMTFQLSIKGGNEMNYRIEEKEAFRIVGIKKRVPILFKGVNPDIALMWESLDEAAINQLKKLSNAAPLGLISASTNFSEGRTEENGELDHYIGAATTKQCPNHLSQLEVPASTWAVFEAIGPFPDALQEVWGRIYSEWFPSSNYEQIEGPEILWNEHKDVTSPSFKSEIWIPISKK; encoded by the coding sequence ATGGATTCGCTTAAAAGGATGAATACAGCACTAAATTATATTGAAGAAAACCTCACTAACGATATTGATTTTAAAGAAGCAGCAAAGCTTGCTTTCTGCTCTGAATATCATTTTAAAAGGATGTTTTCCTTCCTTGCAGGTATTTCACTATCGGAATATATTCGTCGCAGACGTCTTACTCTTGCAGCTTTTGAACTTAAAGACAGCAGCGTAAAGGTGATTGATATGGCAATAAAATACGGTTATCACTCACCAGATTCTTTTGCACGAGCATTTCAAAATTTGCATGGCATAAGACCATCGGAAGCCAGAAATAATGGCCATTCACTTAAAGCTTATCCGCGAATGACCTTCCAGTTATCAATCAAAGGAGGAAATGAAATGAACTATCGCATTGAAGAAAAAGAGGCATTTCGCATCGTTGGCATTAAAAAAAGAGTTCCTATTTTGTTCAAAGGAGTGAATCCTGACATTGCATTGATGTGGGAAAGTTTAGATGAAGCAGCAATCAATCAACTTAAAAAGCTTTCTAATGCAGCGCCTTTGGGACTCATTAGTGCATCCACGAACTTTTCTGAAGGCCGTACAGAGGAAAACGGAGAGCTCGATCACTATATTGGCGCAGCCACAACGAAACAGTGCCCAAATCACCTATCACAGCTTGAAGTCCCTGCCTCAACATGGGCTGTATTCGAAGCAATCGGACCATTTCCGGATGCACTGCAAGAAGTATGGGGACGGATTTATTCCGAATGGTTTCCATCATCAAATTATGAACAAATAGAAGGCCCAGAAATCCTGTGGAACGAGCATAAAGATGTAACATCGCCATCTTTTAAAAGTGAAATTTGGATACCGATTTCAAAAAAGTAA
- a CDS encoding winged helix-turn-helix transcriptional regulator, with the protein MKKFSCGFEVTKEVIGGKWKGLVLYFLMNGPKRTSELKRIIPNITQKMLIQTLRELEASGLVSRKMYNQVPPKVEYSPTELGESLKPILQELCQWGGHYAEQEYAEGEFEIVPPEKVSY; encoded by the coding sequence ATGAAAAAATTCAGCTGTGGGTTTGAAGTGACAAAGGAAGTTATTGGTGGAAAATGGAAAGGCCTTGTATTATACTTTTTAATGAATGGACCAAAGAGAACGAGTGAATTAAAGCGCATTATTCCAAATATAACTCAGAAAATGCTGATTCAAACACTTAGAGAGCTTGAAGCCAGTGGACTTGTGAGCAGAAAGATGTATAATCAAGTACCACCGAAGGTTGAATATTCACCCACTGAACTTGGAGAATCTCTTAAACCTATCTTGCAGGAGCTCTGTCAATGGGGAGGCCATTATGCGGAGCAAGAGTATGCAGAAGGTGAATTCGAAATCGTACCGCCAGAAAAAGTTTCATATTAA
- a CDS encoding YdeI/OmpD-associated family protein, whose translation MTNSKTNPKVDDFLSKATKWKDEYEKLRAIVLDCGLTEECKWMHPCYTFNNKNIVLIHGFKEYCALLFHKGALLQDSRGILIQQTENVQAARQIRFTNVQEIVEMETILKAYIHEAIEVEKAGLQVKKNTEFTIPEELQNKFDEIPALKTAFEALTPGRQRAYIFYFSQAKQSKTRESRVEKCVQKILDGKGLKD comes from the coding sequence ATGACAAATAGCAAAACGAATCCTAAGGTTGATGACTTTTTAAGTAAAGCTACAAAGTGGAAGGACGAATATGAGAAGTTGAGAGCTATCGTTCTTGACTGTGGGCTGACCGAAGAATGTAAATGGATGCATCCTTGTTACACGTTTAATAATAAAAACATCGTTTTAATTCATGGATTTAAAGAGTATTGCGCACTTCTGTTTCACAAAGGTGCCTTGTTGCAGGATTCCCGTGGGATTCTCATCCAACAAACGGAGAATGTACAGGCGGCGCGCCAGATCCGTTTTACCAATGTTCAGGAAATCGTGGAGATGGAAACGATTTTAAAAGCCTATATTCATGAAGCCATTGAAGTTGAAAAGGCCGGCTTGCAAGTGAAAAAGAACACTGAATTTACCATTCCTGAAGAGCTTCAAAATAAATTCGATGAAATCCCCGCCTTGAAAACTGCTTTTGAAGCATTGACCCCGGGGCGTCAAAGAGCATACATTTTTTATTTTTCTCAAGCTAAACAATCCAAAACCCGAGAATCAAGAGTTGAAAAATGTGTGCAGAAGATTCTCGATGGAAAGGGATTGAAGGATTAG
- a CDS encoding PLP-dependent aminotransferase family protein, whose product MPINSFENYPMSWKPSIDKTEKPIYKALAGQLEQDIINGVLLPGTKLPPQRELADYLDLNVSTISKAFKVCELKGLLSASVGSGTFVSYDALSNAYLLEDTKPKHLIEMGATLPDHASYEPLLLQLKNMLQDEDYEKWFGYGRTGESLWQKDAAVKLIRRGGFETGVDHILFANGGQNAIAAALASLCKPGDRIGVDHHTYPGLKTVASMLSVQIVPIKSVNNEMSPQSLEYACKNENIKGVYLIPDYHNPTASFMSVENRRMIAELAKKYHLFVIEDASYHLLNKNPLPALASFAPEQVIHIASLSKSLAPGLRLAYVAAPSQFKEPISKALYNLNITVSPLLAELTARTIVSNQFEVLIESHREQTIRRNQIVNRYFADYTCLGVETGIFRWLLLPGKMTGAEFEELAAQHGVQVYAAERFVVGNSCPERAVRVSVCAPKTLEELEQGLMILKRLLNGLT is encoded by the coding sequence ATGCCGATTAATTCTTTTGAAAATTATCCGATGAGCTGGAAGCCATCAATTGATAAAACGGAAAAGCCTATCTATAAAGCACTTGCAGGGCAATTGGAACAGGATATTATAAACGGAGTTTTATTACCTGGAACAAAACTTCCTCCACAGCGAGAACTGGCCGATTATTTAGATTTAAATGTCAGTACCATTTCAAAAGCGTTTAAAGTGTGTGAGTTAAAGGGCTTGCTAAGTGCGTCGGTAGGGAGCGGCACATTTGTATCATACGATGCGTTATCGAATGCGTATTTACTTGAGGATACAAAGCCGAAGCATTTAATTGAAATGGGTGCAACACTTCCTGATCATGCTTCTTATGAGCCGCTGTTACTCCAACTAAAAAACATGCTGCAGGATGAAGATTATGAAAAATGGTTTGGTTATGGCCGAACGGGCGAAAGCCTTTGGCAAAAGGATGCAGCTGTAAAACTAATCCGAAGAGGCGGGTTTGAAACAGGCGTTGATCACATTTTGTTTGCAAATGGGGGACAAAATGCGATCGCTGCTGCATTGGCGAGTCTTTGTAAGCCTGGAGACCGTATTGGTGTTGACCATCATACGTACCCTGGATTAAAAACTGTGGCATCAATGCTTAGTGTGCAAATCGTGCCGATAAAATCAGTAAATAATGAAATGAGTCCGCAGTCACTTGAATACGCGTGTAAAAATGAAAATATTAAGGGCGTTTATTTGATCCCGGATTATCATAATCCGACAGCTTCCTTTATGTCCGTTGAGAATCGAAGAATGATTGCAGAATTAGCAAAGAAATATCATCTGTTTGTTATTGAAGATGCATCGTACCATCTTCTCAACAAAAACCCGCTTCCAGCACTTGCATCATTCGCGCCGGAACAGGTTATCCATATTGCAAGTTTATCAAAATCGTTAGCACCTGGTCTGCGGCTAGCCTATGTAGCAGCGCCGAGTCAATTTAAGGAGCCGATTTCAAAGGCGCTTTATAATTTAAATATAACCGTTTCCCCGTTATTAGCTGAACTTACTGCCCGCACGATTGTGTCAAATCAATTTGAAGTCTTAATTGAGAGCCATCGTGAACAAACCATTCGCAGAAATCAGATCGTAAACCGGTATTTTGCTGACTATACATGTTTAGGTGTTGAAACAGGCATCTTTCGCTGGTTGTTGTTGCCGGGGAAAATGACTGGAGCTGAATTTGAAGAATTAGCTGCACAACATGGGGTGCAAGTGTATGCGGCTGAACGCTTTGTAGTCGGAAATAGTTGTCCGGAAAGGGCTGTAAGGGTTTCTGTCTGTGCACCCAAAACACTCGAAGAGCTTGAGCAAGGATTAATGATCCTTAAACGTTTGTTAAACGGTCTTACCTAA
- a CDS encoding MFS transporter has protein sequence MLHKESEKALGVQTNSLQHYINSPEKQKALYKRTLFVVSISQIFGGAGLAAGVTVGALIAQEMLGTDAFAGLPSALFTLGSAGAALVVGRLSQRFSRRTGLSAGFIIGGLGAIGVIIAAIINSVILLFASLLIYGAGSATNLQARYAGTDLANRKQRATAVSITMVFTTFGAVAGPSLVNVMGNFALSIGVPSLAGPFILAAAAYILAGAVLFIMLRPDPLVIARTIESINQEPSDKGHLATKEQAENKRGIIVGATMMVLTQIVMVAIMTMTPVHMRHHGHGLGAVGLVIGFHIGAMYLPSLVTGVLVDKLGRTAMAIASGTALLLAGLIAAFAPGDSMVLLVIALSLLGLGWNFGLISGTALIVDSTGTSTRAKTQGTVDVLIALSGAAGGALSGMIVAGSSFLTLSFAGGILSLLLIPVVVWSRGGKRSA, from the coding sequence ATGTTACACAAGGAAAGTGAAAAAGCATTAGGGGTTCAAACAAATTCGTTACAACACTACATCAATTCTCCAGAAAAACAAAAAGCGTTATACAAGCGTACATTGTTTGTTGTCAGTATTTCACAAATTTTTGGCGGTGCAGGGCTGGCCGCAGGGGTTACAGTCGGCGCGCTTATCGCACAGGAAATGCTTGGGACGGACGCGTTTGCTGGTCTGCCTTCTGCTTTGTTTACTTTAGGTTCAGCTGGGGCTGCATTAGTTGTCGGGAGACTTTCACAGCGTTTTAGCCGGCGAACAGGTCTGTCAGCTGGTTTTATCATTGGCGGCCTTGGAGCAATAGGAGTCATCATTGCGGCAATCATAAATAGTGTTATCCTGTTATTCGCTTCATTGCTTATTTATGGTGCTGGATCAGCGACAAATTTACAAGCTCGCTATGCAGGCACGGACTTGGCAAATCGTAAACAGCGGGCGACTGCTGTTAGTATTACGATGGTTTTTACAACATTTGGTGCAGTTGCCGGTCCAAGTTTAGTGAATGTGATGGGGAATTTCGCTCTTTCGATTGGTGTTCCATCACTGGCAGGCCCTTTCATTTTAGCCGCGGCAGCATATATCTTGGCAGGTGCGGTCCTCTTCATTATGCTTCGTCCGGACCCATTAGTGATAGCAAGAACAATCGAATCGATCAACCAAGAACCTAGTGATAAAGGACATTTGGCTACAAAAGAGCAAGCAGAAAACAAAAGAGGCATCATCGTTGGCGCAACGATGATGGTTCTTACTCAAATCGTAATGGTGGCTATTATGACAATGACACCAGTTCATATGAGACATCATGGACATGGCTTGGGGGCAGTCGGTCTTGTCATTGGTTTTCATATAGGTGCCATGTATCTTCCTTCACTGGTTACAGGTGTCCTTGTTGATAAGCTGGGACGTACCGCGATGGCGATTGCTTCTGGAACGGCGCTGCTTTTGGCGGGCTTAATAGCAGCATTTGCACCAGGGGATTCTATGGTCCTTCTCGTCATCGCTCTTTCTTTACTTGGATTAGGATGGAATTTTGGATTGATAAGCGGGACGGCACTTATTGTTGATTCAACTGGAACTTCCACACGGGCAAAAACCCAAGGTACAGTGGATGTTTTGATTGCGTTGTCAGGAGCTGCTGGCGGAGCATTGTCTGGAATGATCGTGGCAGGTTCAAGTTTCCTAACATTATCGTTTGCTGGAGGGATCTTATCGTTATTACTTATTCCAGTGGTGGTTTGGTCTCGTGGAGGTAAAAGGTCAGCCTGA